A window of Calliopsis andreniformis isolate RMS-2024a chromosome 3, iyCalAndr_principal, whole genome shotgun sequence contains these coding sequences:
- the LOC143177571 gene encoding paramyosin, long form — protein sequence MSSAIAKASKYTYRSTGGGTADVSIEYSADLSALSRLEDKIRLLQDDLESERELRQRIERERADLSVQVIQLSERLEEAEGGAESQFEINKKRDTELAKLRKLLEDVHLESEETAHLLRKKHQEVVVDFQDQIDQLSKARARADKEKSKFQQEVYELLAQLDNVTKEKLMSIKTVEKLEIHVAELNVKIEELNRTIVDITSHKTRLSQENIELTKEVQDLKVNIENVIYLRTQIAGQLEDARRRLEDEERRRSLVEASLHQVETELESVRIQLEEESEARLDIERQLVKANGEVQVWRSKYETEANARAEEVEELRRKYSARIQEQEEQIETLLVKINNLEKQKSRLQSEVEVLIIDLEKANGTARELQKRVEHLEKINVELKARLDESIAMYEQGQRDLRNKQQELQRTVAELDKTRELKDQLARENKKLGDDLSDAKNQLADMNRRLHELELELRRLENEREELAAAYKEAEAGRKIEEQRAQRLSAELTQLRHDYERRLSEKDEEIEIIRKQTSIEIEQLNARVVEAETKLKTEVQRIKKKLQIQITELELSLDVANKNNIDLQKTIKKQSLTLTELQAHYDEVQRQLQVTLDQLGISQRRLQSLTAELEEVRGNYESALRAKRTVEQQYEESVSRINELTTINVNLSSSKAKIEQELATLAGDYEEVTKELRVSDERYQRVQNELKHTVEILHEEQERIVKIEAIKKSLEIEVKNLSVRLEEVEANAIVGGKRIISKLEARIRDLELELDEEKRRHAETVKILRKKERNIKEVMIQVEEDSKNIALLQESLDKATQKVNIYKRQLQEQEGMSQQSVTRVRRFQRELEAAEDRADTAESNLTLIRAKHRSFVTTSTVPGSQVYLVQETRSDL from the exons ATGTCTTCAGCGATCGCTAAAGCTTCCAAATACACGTACCGCTCCACCGGCGGTGGTACTGCTGATGTCAGCATCGAATACAGCGCCGACCTGAGCGCTCTCTCCAGACTGGAG GACAAAATCCGCCTGCTACAGGATGACCTGGAGTCTGAGAGAGAGCTGCGTCAGAGG ATCGAACGCGAGCGCGCTGACTTGAGCGTGCAAGTCATCCAGCTGTCCGAACGTCTCGAAGAGGCTGAGGGTGGCGCCGAATCTCAG TTCGAAATTAACAAGAAGAGGGATACGGAACTGGCCAAGCTGCGTAAACTACTCGAGGACGTCCATCTCGAGAGCGAGGAGACCGCGCACCTTCTGCGTAAGAAGCACCAGGAAGTCGTTGTCGATTTCCAGGACCAAATCGACCAACTTTCGAAAGCACGCGCCAG AGCTGACAAGGAAAAATCGAAGTTCCAACAGGAGGTTTACGAGCTCCTCGCTCAGCTCGACAATGTCACCAAAGAAAAGTTGATGTCAATAAAGACAGTGGAGAAGCTTGAAATCCACGTGGCCGAGCTCAACGTAAAAATTGAAGAACTGAATCGTACCATTGTCGACATCACTAGCCACAAGACTAGGCTCTCTCAGGAAAATATCGAGCTGACGAAGGAAGTACAGGACTTGAAG GTTAACATCGAGAACGTTATTTACTTGAGGACTCAAATTGCTGGTCAGCTCGAGGATGCTCGCCGTCGTCTCGAGGATGAAGAACGTCGTCGTTCATTGGTCGAAGCCTCCTTACATCAG GTCGAAACGGAATTGGAATCTGTTCGCATTCAACTGGAAGAAGAATCTGAAGCACGTTTGGACATTGAACGTCAATTGGTCAAAGCCAATGGAGAAGTACAAGTTTGGAGATCGAAGTACGAAACCGAGGCTAATGCTCGCGCCGAAGAG GTAGAGGAACTGCGTCGCAAGTACAGTGCGCGTATCCAGGAACAAGAAGAACAGATTGAAACTCTGCTTGTTAAGATCAACAACCTCGAGAAACAAAAATCGCGCCTCCAATCTGAAGTCGAAGTCTTGATCATCGATTTAGAGAAG GCCAATGGAACAGCTCGCGAACTCCAGAAACGCGTGGAACATTTGGAAAAGATCAACGTCGAACTGAAGGCTCGTCTGGACGAAAGCATAGCAATGTACGAACAAGGCCAACGTGACCTCCGCAACAAACAACAGGAACTCCAGCGCACCGTTGCTGAACTTGACAAGACTCGCGAGCTGAAGGACCAACTGGCTCGTGAGAACAAGAAATTGGGAG ATGACCTCAGTGACGCCAAGAACCAGCTGGCTGACATGAACCGCAGACTACACGAGCTGGAACTCGAACTTCGTCGTCTGGAGAACGAACGCGAAGAACTCGCTGCCGCCTACAAGGAAGCTGAAGCA GGACGCAAGATTGAAGAACAACGTGCACAGAGATTGTCAGCCGAATTGACCCAGCTTCGTCACGATTATGAGCGCCGCCTGAGCGAGAAGGATGAAGAAATCGAAATCATTCG CAAACAGACCAGTATCGAGATCGAGCAACTGAACGCTCGCGTGGTCGAGGCGGAGACGAAGCTGAAGACCGAAGTGCAGCGCATCAAGAAGAAGCTGCAGATCCAGATCACCGAATTGGAGCTGTCGCTCGACGTTGCCAACAAGAATAACATCGACTTGCAGAAGACTATCAAGAAACAGTCTCTCACCTTAACC GAACTTCAAGCTCACTACGACGAAGTTCAACGCCAGCTGCAGGTGACCCTGGACCAGCTGGGCATCAGTCAGCGACGCCTCCAATCGTTGACGGCCGAGCTCGAGGAAGTGCGCGGCAACTACGAATCT GCCCTCCGTGCAAAGAGAACCGTCGAGCAGCAATACGAGGAGTCGGTTAGCCGCATCAACGAGCTGACTACCATCAACGTGAACCTGTCCTCGTCGAAGGCGAAGATCGAGCAAGAACTGGCGACCCTGGCCGGCGACTACGAGGAGGTCACCAAGGAACTGAGAGTGAGCGACGAGAGATACCAACGAGTGCAGAACGAGCTCAAGCACACCGTGGAAATCCTGCATGAAGAACAGGAACGCATCGTCAAGATCGAGGCGATCAAGAAGTCCCTCGAGATCGAGGTGAAGAACTTGTCCGTGAGATTGGAAGAAGTCGAGGCCAACGCCATCGTGGGAGGCAAACGTATCATTAGCAAACTCGAGGCTAGG ATTCGCGATTTGGAACTGGAATTGGACGAGGAGAAGCGCAGACATGCCGAGACCGTCAAGATCCTACGCAAGAAGGAGCGCAATATTAAGGAAGTGATGATCCAGGTTGAAGAGGACTCGAAGAACATCGCGTTGCTGCAAGAATCCTTGGACAAGGCGACCCAGAAGGTGAACATCTACAAGAGACAACTGCAGGAGCAGGAGGGCATGTCCCAACAGAGCGTGACCAGGGTCCGCCGATTCCAACGAGAACTGGAGGCCGCGGAAGACCGCGCTGACACCGCCGAGAGCAACTTGACTCTGATCCGCGCGAAACACCGCAGCTTCGTCACCACCTCCACCGTGCCCGGTTCTCAGGTGTACCTCGTCCAGGAGACGAGGAGTGACCTGTAA
- the LOC143177572 gene encoding paramyosin, short form, with protein sequence MAYYMPPQYVPAEPKWKHWPTYIYDVNYKYGINFYQPMIDYIDKKGRTSSRADDYHFRMKVAELPELPWSDGRYLWQERPVEPYSREKLIKHAIDAEDQARDHLSHFKIANRSDFSLSKTAQASHVTREVFPRKLEQIRAKPLLFLNSARVRADSRQIQREMAEINLRSLKDVQTLAEVQDTLDRGKSLRGKSARAIEFQLRAEAMKTLNMSQQLADIRKYQRENLSSVWDGREHLRLVEARAQNLIDEEKLTAPLNSLSRQLRGFEEKSSNYFLDQRYRHPTRPRRLYGCLG encoded by the exons ATGGCATATTACATGCCTCCTCAGTACGTTCCCGCAGAGCCAAAATGGAAGCACTGGCCAACTTACATCTACGATGTAAACTACAAATACGGGATCAACTTTTATCAGCCGATGATCGACTACATAGACAAAAAAGGGAGAACCTCGTCGCGAGCAGATGACTATCATTTCCGGATGAAAGTGGCAGAGCTACCAGAGCTGCCCTGGTCCGACGGCAGGTATCTGTGGCAGGAGAGGCCTGTGGAGCCATACTCGAGAGAGAAACTTATTAAGCACGCGATAGACGCGGAGGATCAGGCCAGGGACCACCTGTCCCACTTCAAG ATAGCGAATCGATCGGACTTCAGCCTGTCGAAGACAGCACAGGCCAGCCACGTGACCAGAGAGGTGTTCCCACGGAAGCTAGAGCAGATCAGAGCGAAGCCCCTGCTGTTCCTGAACAGCGCGCGCGTCAGGGCCGACTCGAGGCAGATCCAGCGAGAGATGGCGGAGATCAATTTGAGATCGCTGAAGGACGTGCAGACCTTGGCCGAGGTGCAGGACACCCTCGATCGTGGCAAGAGTCTGCGCGGTAAATCCGCGAGGGCGATCGAGTTCCAGCTCAGGGCGGAAGCCATGAAGACTCTGAACATGAGCCAACAACTGGCGGATATTAGGAAGTACCAAAGGGAAAATTTGTCTAGCGTTTGGGATGGCAGGGAACACCTCAGGCTTGTTGAGGCGAGGGCACAGAATCTGATTGACGAGGAAAAATTAACGGCACCGTTGAACAGCCTGAGCAGACAGCTGCGCGGATTCGAGGAGAAGTCCAGCAACTATTTCCTTGATCAGAGGTATCGACACCCGACCAGACCGAGACGCTTGTACGGATGCCTGGGATAG